The Romeriopsis navalis LEGE 11480 nucleotide sequence AAATCTGGGCCGATGATCAATATACGGAAATGCGTGACGAACTGCTTCAGCTCATGATGAAATTTAAACTCGCCTACGAAATCCCCCACCGTAAGCAGACCTACATCGCCCCCCAGCTCCTCGATGCCAACCAGCCCGAATACGACTGGGACGAAACCGATAATCTCATTCTCCGCTACGAATACGACTTTATGCCGAAAGGGATGCTCACCCGCTTTACCGTTGACCTTCACCGACTAATTCACAAAGATATTGTCTGGAAAGAAGGCGTCATCTTGAGTGATGGAAAAGCTAGAGCCGAAGTGATCGAAAACTACTACCGCAGCCAAATCCGCATCCGCGTCTCCGGCAAAATCAAAAGGCCCCTACTCGAACGCATTCGCTCCGAATTCGACGAAATCCACGCCTCCTACAACAAATCCGAAGACCCATCCGAAAAACACCGCCTCCGCTACCGCGAACTCATTCCTTGCAACTGCTCCGAATGCAAAGGCTCTCAAATGCCTCACCTATATCCCTTGAGCAATCTCTACAAGCGCCTCGAAAAACAGCGTCTTGAAGTTGAATGTGAGAAAAGCTACGAAATGGTGAAAGTGCGCAGTCTGATTGATGACACGATAGGAATTGATACACGCCTTTCTACACCAGAGCTTGGGGAAGATCGTCCCCAAAATATTTACCACTACGGAGATATTGTCCAAGGCGACAAAGTTGGCCAAGATAAAGTCGGAGGCGATAAGACTGTTACGGATTAGGCGCGATCGGGCATGGATTTTGAATTTGAATGGGATCTCGAAAAAGCCGGACGCAATATTGATAAACACGGCATTGCCTTTGAAGAAGCCGCCACCTTATTCGCCATCGACCCAAACTCCATCACCTTGCTTGACCCCAGAGGCGATTTTGGCGAGGAACGCTATATTGAAATAGGATTCTCCGATCGCGGTCGTCTACTTGTCGTTGTCTACACCGAACGCAACGAATGTATTCGCATCATTAGTGCGCGTCGTCCCACTCCCCAAGAAGCAAGACACTATGACCAAGGCTAACTATCAACCCAAACTCGACGACGATATGTTGCCAGAATACGACTTCAGCCAGGGCGTTCGTGGTAAACATGCGCACCGCATTGGCCAGCCCTACACAGTCAAAATCACCAATGGCGACGGCACAGCAACCATTAAACAATTTGATGCAGCAGGCAATATGACCCAAGAACGACATAACGTTTGGACCGGCGATCGCATCAGCGGCGACAAAATTGCAGGCGATAAAGTCATGGGCAACAAAGTCCAAATCGGTACCGTCCAGGGTGACGCAGTCGCAGGCAATAAAATTGTCCAATCCCAAGATTTAGCCCAAGCCGCCAAAGACATCAAAACCCTACTCGATCAACTTTCTGGCGACTACGACACCAGCAAGCAATCCGGCAAAATGCAGCTCGGAGCCAAGATTCTGGAAGTTTTAGAATCTGATGTCCCAATGAAAAAGCGGTTTGTCAAAGCGCTCAAAGAAGGTGGCACGACCGCCCTAGAAGAAGCGATCGACCATCCGCTAGCAAAGCCTGTCATTGCTGCTGTCAAAGGTTTCCTGGAAGATTAATTCGTTGTACCCAGCCTGTTCCCAGCGCATCAGTTGAAACCTGGGGCATCCTAAAGTAGCCGTCAGATCTGCCGCTATTTTCTGACGCCGACATACAGGAGCGATTGTGAGCATGGACCAAGACGAATTACTCGCGGTGATTGACCAAGCAAACCAAACCGGTCAAACCCACCTTGATTTGTCCAATCAGCGGATTGATCACCTCCCAGCCGAAATTGGTCAACTGAACGCACTCCAGTCACTTGACCTGAGTCGCAATCGCATCCAGACGATACCCGAAGCCATTGGCCAATTGGATAATCTCACATCCCTCAATCTCCATTCCAACTATTTTCCGACCCTACCCACCTCCATCGGTCAACTCACCAAGCTCATCACCCTCGATCTGGGCGATATTCCGCAGTTGCAGACATTGCCCGCATCGATCACGCAGCTTGGCAATCTTCGAGCGTTCACCTGGAGCAATTCATCCCGTGATGACCTCAGTCTCTATCTCGATTTGATCAGCCAGCTCATAAACCTCACCTCACTGGATTTAAGTCGCAATACATTTCTGCAACGGCTGCCCGAGTCACTGGGCCAACTCATTAACCTCGAGTCCCTCCGGCTCGATTTCAACTACCACCTGCATCGCCTGCCAGCGTCGATCGGTAACTTGCAAAAGTTAAAATCACTCTCACTGCAAGGCACCAAGCTCGAAACCCTACCCACCTCCACAGCCAAACTCAAGCATCTAACTTCACTTGTATGCAACACACGCACCACCGGTGAAATGTCCACGGCGTTAGCAACCATTCGCCACTTGCCGCAGCTACATACCCTGGTGCTTGAAGCGAGAACCCATGATCAAGCCAGCACCGATCCAGCCTGGCTCGAACCCATCAGCGCCATGCGCCATCTCCGCTCCCTCACCTTTTGGCGCAGTCCCTTAACCCATCTACCCGCATCAATCAGTGAACTCAGCCATCTAGAATCGCTGGATCTGCGCTTCAGCACATTGACTGCGCTACCCGCATCGATCGGTCAGTTGAAACAACTCCAATCGATCGATGCGCGAGGCAACTGCCTAACCGAATTACCGGATTCGATCAGTCAGCTAAGCCATCTAACATCGCTGAATCTATCGTCGAATCAATTAACCCATCTACCCGAGTCGATCGGACAGCTTCAGCACCTAACCCGTCTAAATCTCAGCCACAACCAGCTCACCCGCCTCCCTGACTCGATCGGCGAATTGACCAGTTTGACCCATCTAAATCTCAGCCACAATAAGCTCACTCGCCTCCCAGATTCGATCGGGCAACTTACGAATTTAGTTAGCCTCACCTTAACCTCAAACCAATTACCCCTTATCCCTGAAGCGATCGGCAATCTCAAACAACTCAAAACTCTAAAAATCACCCGCAATCAGCTCACGCAGTTGCCCGCCTCACTAGCGCAATTGCCAAATCTTGCGATGCTCACCGTCTCCTCCAATAATTTTCATCTGGCACCAGAAATTGCCCGTAAGCGCACCCCAAAACTGATTTTGGCGGCGCTCGGTCAGTCATAAATTGCACCCAACGCCCGCAAACCCGCACATCTGACAAACGATCGTCAGCCCAACATCACACCAGGTTTGTGTCGCGCAAGTTAGATTAGACTTGCGCGATCTACCCTTGCTGCTCGTCTAAATTTATTGAATCTTCCTATGCAACGGTTTCGCCGTATACGCAAAGCCTGGAAAGCAATTACCCTATGCTTTCTCACCCTATTTAGTCTGTTCTATATCGGGATTATCGAACCCAACTGGATTGATGCCCATCCCGTTTCTGTCACCCTGCCCCATCTCTCCCCCGAGTTTGAAGGCTACAAAATTGTGCAGCTTACCGATATCCATGCCGACGAATGGATGACCGCCGATCGACTCCGCCGCATTATCCGGATTGCTAACCGTCAAAACCCCGATCTTGTCGTCCTGACCGGCGACTACATCACCATGGGCGTGGCCCGCTTCACCCCCGCCCTCCACGTCCTCAACCAACTCACCCCCAAAGACGGGACGATCGCCATCCTGGGTAACCATGATGGCTATATCAATCCGCAGATCTTGATCGGTCCCATGGAGCGGGCCGGTGTCAAAGTCTTTCAAAACCAAGTCCGCCAAATCCGCCGTGGCAACGGTATTTTGACGATCGCTGGACTTGGAGACGCGATCGCCGGTCATGCCAAAATCGCGCAAGTATTACCGCAATTGCCGAGCACTGGCGCCGCTATTCTCCTCGTTCACGAACCCGACTTCGCTGACGAAACCGCCGCCACCCATCGCTTCGATCTCCAGCTATCCGGTCATTCCCACGGCGGCCAAATTAGCCTGCCCTTCCTCAACATCCGCCGCATCACCCCCCGACTCGCCAAAAAATATCCCACTGGGCTGTACCACATTGAAGATCTCCTGCAGTACACCAGTCGGGGGTTGGGCCTCGCTAGCAACGTCCGTGTCCGCCTCAACTGTCGGCCCGAAATCGCCGTTTTCACCCTCCACGCGCCACCCCAATCAACCCTGAAAAGTTGAGTCGAAAAGTTGAGCAAATTGGCCGAATATAATTGCGCAAAAACGCCAACCCCGATTGATTTTAGCTGGCTTAACCCCGTCATCTATTGAGCGCTAATCCTCAACCGATCATTCTGACAAACGATCGCTAGGTGACTGACATACCAAATTCGTTGGCGCTCGCTAAATTGAAACTCAAGTCAGCCGTATGCATCCCACACGTGTTCTCTCGTTGAGTCTGTCCTTATGCAACGGTTACGCCGGTTCAAAAAATCCTGGAAAGCCGTGATCATTGGCTTTTTCACTGTATTCACACTGTTCTACATTGGCATTATTGAGCCGAACTGGATTGAAGTGCGTCCCATTTCCCTGACGTTGCCGCACCTTGCACCCGAGTTTGAGGGCTACAAAATTGTGCAGCTCACGGATATTCACGCCGACAAATGGATGAGTCCCGATCGGCTCAGTCACGTGCTCCAGATTGCCAATCAACAAAACCCTGATCTGGTTGCAATGACCGGTGACTACGTAACCCGTGCCGTCGAAAAATATGCCCCGACCCTCAGCGTTTTTGAGCAACTCACCCCCAAAGATGGCACCCTTGCTGTCCTCGGTAATCACGACAACTACAGCAATCCCTACACCTTGATCGACATCATGCACCAAGCGGGGGTGAAGGTGTTGTGGAACGAAGTACAGGAAATTCAGCGGGGTGATGTCACCTTGGCGATCGCCGGTTCCGGAGATGTGATTTCCGGCCATGACCGTTTACCGCACATCATGGCCCGGATGCCCCTGGCCGGTGCGGGGATTCTCTTGGTGCATGAACCTGACTTTGCGGACAAAGCAGCGGCCACCCATCGATTTGACCTACAGCTTTCTGGTCATTCCCACGGGGGACAGATTAAATTACCCTTCGTTGCTGTCCGCCGCATCACTCCCAAACTAGCTAAGAAATATCCCAGTGGCTTGTACAAAGTCGATGATTTATGGCAATACACCAGTCGGGGTGTGGGACTTGCAAGTCGGGTGCGGGTGCGATTGAACTGTCGGCCCGAAGTAACCGTATTGACCCTGCATGCACCGCCTCAAGCAGCCTAGATTTGGTGCTTAGAATCGTGGCCATGCCATCGCGGCGATCGCTATTTTGCCTTTACACTCGCTTCTCAATTTCTCAATAGGATCGATTCAATTATTAAAGCTGGTGCGATTCCCATGTTGACGCTCTTGAGTCTGTTCCTATGCAAAAAAATCATCGCCTCCATCAGGCGTGGAGATTCCTCTGCCTCAGCTTAATTGCGCTGTCCGGCATGTTTTATATGGGATTCGTCGAACCGAATTGGATCGACGTCCATCCCCTCTCTCTTACCTTAGCCCGTCTTGACCCCGCCTTCGAAGGCTACAAAATTGTCCAAATCACCGACCTACATGCCGATAAATGGATGACCGCCGATCGGCTCAGCAAAATTGTCCAAATCGTTAACCAACAAACACCGGACCTCGTGGCAATCACGGGGGACTATGTGACCAAAGGCGATGAAACCTATGTCCCCAATCTCACGGTCTTAGATCAATTAAATCCCAACGATCTCACTGTTGGCGTTCTGGGCAACCACGACTACTACGGCAACCCACCCGAACTGCATCGCACCCTGCTTGAATCCAACGTGCTACTCATGCGTAATCGCATTGGTGAGATTCGGCGCGGCGATGCCACGTTACTGATTGCGGGTTTAGGCGATGCGATGATGAACGATGCAAATCTCCCCTACGTCATGGATCGCATGCCACCGACCGGTGCGGCGATTCTGCTAGCCCATGAACCCGATTTTGCTGATGAAACCGCAGCGACCCATCGGTTTGATTTGCAGCTCTCGGGTCATTCCCATGGTGGACAAATCAAATTGCCTTTCGTTGGTGTCCGGCGCATCACCCCCAAAATGGCCAAAAAATATCCCAACGGCCTCTATAAAATTGATGATCTGTGGCAATATACCAGTCGCGGGATTGGCCTCGCACGTCACGTCAAAGTGCGATTAAATTGCCGTCCCGAAGTGACCGTATTCACGCTGCATGCTTCAGCCGCTTAGCTTCAGCCGTTCAGCCTGTCATCTACCAGGGCAATCGATCTCCATTCCAACTAAAGAAATCACCGCTATCCGCTGGGGTTAGTTGCCCTATTACATCCAGTAAATAGTTTACAGTTTGCGTGGGCGAAAATAGTTTCTCCGGCGGCACATTCCGCTGAAAGGGTTTTGATAGCTGGGTGTCAGTTGTTCCCGGATGCAACACTGTAATGATGTTATTGGGACAGGTGCGCTTGTATTCGATCGCCGTTGTTTTCATCAGCATGTTCAACGCCGCTTTTGACGCCCGATAGCCGTACCAACCGCCCAAACCATTGTCGCCAATACTTCCAACCTTGGCCGAAATCGAAGCGAAGACACTCGGTTGATCATGTTTGAACAATGGCACCAGATGCTTTGCCAGCAAAATTGCACTGATACTATTGACCTGAAAATATTGCAGCATGCGATCGCCATCAATCTGCCGGAGTCCTTTCTCGGGTTTCAGATCGCCATCATGTAAAACACCGACACAGTTAATCACAAAATTTAGCCGATCGGTTTGGGCTTTAATCTGGGCGATTGCCTGTTCAACCTGGGTTTCATTCGTTGTATCCATTTGGATCAGGGTGAGACGATCACCAGCCAATTCCTGCAAATCCGTAGCTTGCTCCGGCTTCCGACAAGCGGCATAGACCTGCACCACCGATGTCATTGCCACGAGTTGCCGCACAAATTCTAAGCCAATTCCCTGACTTGCGCCAACCACCAAAACCTGACCCACAGGTTGACCAAACGTCTGATTCGACATTGCGGCAAAATCCTTGTCTGCAAATAAATCACGGCTCTTATCTTCGCACAAGAAACCGGATGCTGTGGGAATTTTATGACCGGTCGGCGGCGGATGCGAATTGTGGCTGTGAGACAGTCGCTGCAGCAGCAATTCGCATCTGTTGCCGATGGGGTTATACAAGATGTAGAACCGACTCCAAAATATTGTGACTGTATCCCGAGCGGCGTCGGCTGAACGTCAAGCCGACGGGATATGGCCTTCTGTCTCAAGCCGCAGGATCAACCGGTGGCGTATTCCATTAAACTAAGTGGAGTAGAACACCTTCATTCCTCGGTGCAAGCGAGGATCTAGGCTAATGGACGCAATACATATTCCGAATCTGGCTCATCATCCTGACAAACGCGTCACCATTGATTTTAAACAGCTAGTCAAAGACCTGAAAAGCCTCACCCCGGTGCAAGGCACGGTGACCGTGATGCATAAAGGTAACTATTTGGAAGTCCAAGTCCAAGCGAAAACGATCGTCACGCTCACCTGCGATCGCTGTTTACAGCAGTATAACCACCGACTGAACTGTGATGCCGACGAAATTATTTGGTTGAAGGATAGCGAACTGATTATCAGTGAATTGCCGCTGAATCAGGATTTAGAACTGGATGATATGGTCGAAAATCTCCCCGAAGACGGCAACTTTGATGTGGAAGCCTGGGTCTATGAGCAGCTGTGTTTAGCCTTGCCCCAACGCAAACTTTGTGATGGTGACTGCAAAGGGATCGATGTGCCGCAGGCATCGCCGGAAGACCTCACCGATCGGCGTTGGGCGGCGCTCTCCGCACTCAAAAATCAACTGCCAGATCTCGCTGATTAAGTATGTGCTGATGTAGCAATTCACCGCATGCGACATTCTCGTTTAACTTCACGATGATTTTCTATGGCCTTTAGCGACGAATTTGCGCTCCTTTTGCGGGCACGTTACCCTCTCATCTACATTCCCACCCGCGAAGAAGAACGTGTGGAAACTGCGATTGCAACTTGCGCACGGGCACAAGGGGAACGATCGGTTTATCTATGGGATTTCGTCGATGGTTATCAAGGGAGTCCCAATGATGTTGGGTTTGGGCAGCGCAATCCGCTGCAAGCCTTGGAATTTATCGAGAAGTTAGCACCGAATGCCGCCGGTGTCTTTGTGCTGCGGGACTATTATCGATTTTTAGACGATATTTCGGTATCGCGAAAGCTGCGTAATTTGGCCCGATCGCTCAAGTCGCAACCGAAAAATATTGTGATTCTGTCGCCGCAGTTGACGATTCCGGACGATCTCACAGAAGTGACGACGGTGCTGGAGTTTGCATTGCCGACGATCGCAGAAATTAAAACCGAAGTGGAACGGTTGTTAATGGCGATGGGTAAGGGCTTGTCCGATCGGGAGTTGGATAATGTCGTGCAATCCTGTCAAGGCTTGTCCGTCGAGCGGATTCGCCGGGTAATTGCACGGGCGATTGCTCAGCATGGAGAATTTCGCTCAGAAGATATTGGCCTAATTCTCGAAGAAAAGCGGCAAACGATTCGCCAAACGCAAATTCTCGACTTTTACCCCGTCACCGAGACGGTATCGGATATTGGGGGATTAGATAATCTCAAAGAATGGCTGCTCCGTCGAGGTGGCGCATTTTCGGAAAAAGCGCGGCAGTATGGTTTGCCTGCGCCCAAAGGCCTACTGCTCGTGGGCATTCAGGGGACGGGGAAATCCCTTACGGCCAAGGCGATCGCGCACCAATGGCAACTACCGCTGTTGCGCTTGGATGTGGGGCGATTGTTTGGTGGTGTGGTGGGTGAATCGGAATCCCGCACTCGGCAGATGATTCAGTTAGCGGAAGCCCTCGCACCCTGCGTGTTGTGGATTGATGAAATTGATAAAGCCTTTGCGGGGGTAGACAGTCGCGGTGATGCCGGCACGTCAAGCCGGGTGTTTGGGACGTTCATTACTTGGATGGCCGAGAAGCAGTCGTCGGTGTTTGTGGTTTCCACTGCCAATAATATTCAATCTTTACCGCCGGAATTACTGCGGAAAGGTCGATTTGACGAAATCTTTTTTGTCGGATTACCATCGCAGGAAGAACGTCGGGCGATCTTTGAAGTGCATCTATCCCATCTCCGGCCCCAGGCTTTACAGCGTTATGACCTCGATCGTCTGGCCTATGAAACCCCAGAATTTTCGGGTGCTGAGATTGAGCAAACCTTAGTCGAAGCGATGCATATCGGCTTTAGTCAGAATCGCGACTTTACCACGGATGATGTCCTAGAAGCGGCCAGTCAGACCGTGCCACTGGCAAGGACGGCCCAAGAGCAGATTAAATTTCTTCAAGATTGGGCGGCCGCGGGTAAAGCGCGGTTGGCCTCAAAGCATAATCAGTTGAGCGCGAGAATGCAGCAATTTCAAGAACCAGATTAGATCTGGCCGCCGCAGTTGTGAGGGCGCAATATGCTTCAGTTAACAGTCGTCTGTTGTGAGGAATTATGGGACGCTTAGATGGCAAAGTGGTTTTGATTACGGGGGTCGCTTCGGGCATTGGTTTAGCGACAGCGCGGCTATTCCATCAGGAAGGTGCGGTAATCTTTGGGGTTGATCGTGATGCCAAAGCAGGGATGAAGTTAACCCAGGAATTTGCCGCTAAGCGGTGGACCTTTCATTCCGCGGATCTGACGACCGAAGCCGCTTGTCAATCAACGATCGAGCAATGCCATAACACCTATGGCCGTATTGATGTCCTATATAACAATGCGGGAATTGCTTCCTATGCGCCCTTTCTTGAGATTGAGGCGTCAGCCCTGGAAAACGTGTTTGCTGTGAATTTTATGTCGGTGTTCTACCTTTGTCAGCAAGTCATTCCAAAAATGCTGGCCCAAGGTGAAGGGAGGATTATTAATACGACCTCGGAGCTCGCGATCGTCGCCCAACCACTCTACACTGCCTACTGTGCGACGAAAGGCGCTGTGATGTCGTTTACCCGGGCTTTAGCCTTGGAGTACGCCCAGTCCAACTTGCAGATTAATATGGTTTGCCCAGGACCGATCGAGACGCCGTTATTGCAAACGGAGTTTGATGCAGCAACTGACCCTAAGGCTGCATTCGATGCCGGGATTGCCACGATGCCGATCGGGCGTTATGGTCAACCCGAAGAAGTCGCGAAAGTTACACTTTTCTTGGCGAGTGATGCGCCACAACTGATGCAGGGCACGGCGATCGTCGTGGATGGGGCAAAGACAATTTTGTAGGTTGGGGCACTTGCTAAAAGCCGCTAATGGCCGGAAAAAGCACAATGTTCGTCTTTCTTGATAGAAATCTACGAATTTGACGTATTTGCAAATGTCAGGGTTCTCCCATATAAGGGCTGAATCCGGACTCATGCCTTTGCATAAAAATCAGGTTTCTTTGTCGAGACTATGTTTAGTGTCTCGGTGCCGGTTGAACTATTTTGCTGATGTCTCCGCACTTTGTTGGTTTAAAGCTACGCTATGTCTCAATTAAACCGCCCTGCGGTGTTGCCTGTTGCACCGATCCACGGTCAAGTTGAAATTGATCAACGTGAAATTGATGCGTCGATTCTCAACTTAAGTGGCCGCCAACGGATGCTATCTCAGCGAGTTGCACTATTTTTGATGCGGCTGTCGCTGTGTCAGGGGAGTTGTCAGTGCCAGATAATTCGGCAAGAATTGCAGCAGCTGTTGCAATTGTTAGCGGCGACCCACCAATCGCTCATGTATGGTGATATCGACTTACGTTTGCCAAGTCACCATTCCCAGGCGATACATCAAATCTATTTTGCACCGCCCGTGAATCTTGATCGGCGTCTCACTCAATATGTGCAGCAGGTCGAGTATTTTTTAGCGCAGTCGGATACTCAGTTGGCCATTGACGACCCTGCTTTACAGCAGCTCATCAGTATTGACTCTGTGGATCTGTTACAGGCTCTAGAAACCTTGGTGAGCCAGTATAGCCAGGAAAGTGAAGCTCGACAGACGGCCAGAATGATGGATTTAGTGGGGTTGTGTCAGCAACATGAAAAAGCTCGCCAAACTGTTCAGAATCAGGCCGATCAGCTCAACCAGGCATTATCAGAGTTGAATCAGGCTCAAGCAAAACTGGTCCAAAATGAAAAAATGGCCGGCTTGAGGCAGTTAGTGGCTGGTGTAGCCCACGAAATTAATAATCCGGTCACCTTTATCCATGGCAATCTCACGCATGCCAAGGCTTACAGCGAAGATTTGACGCTGCTGCTGCAAGCCTATCAAACGCACTATCCTCATCCAGTTCCCGCCATTAGTGAATATCTGAATGAAATCGACGCGGATTTCTTGATTGAAGATTTTCCCAAAACGATGGCGTCAATGCATTCTGGAACTGAGCGTTTGCGCCGTATTGTATTGTCGCTACGCAACTTTGCGCGGCTCGATGAAGCAGAATGTAAAGTGGTTGATATACATGAAGGTTTAGAAAGTACGCTATTACTTCTACAACATAAGTTCCATCAGTTTGAATGTCAGTATGGTCAATGTATTGAGATTCAGCGTGAGTATGCAGATTTGCCGTTAGTGCCATGCCATGCCAGTCAGCTTAATCAAGTTTTTATGGCGCTATTGACCAATGCGATCGATGCGCTGGATCACCGTCAATCTGACGGTACACTGAGTCAGCCACCTTGGATTCGGCTTATAACACAGAGCTGCGTTGAGCAAAACCAACTCCTAATTCAGGTGGTAGACAGTGGCATTGGAATTGCCGTTGAGCATCAATCCCAAGTGTTTAATCCCTTTTTCACAACGAAACCGGTGGGGCAGGGGACTGGTTTAGGATTGGCGATCGCCTATCAGATGATGGCTCAACAATCGGGCAGTATTACCTGTGAGTCCGAATTAGGCTGTGGGAGTACGTTTACCATTCGATTACCACTGCAACCGGATACATCGATCGGCGTATGATCTGTGGCTGCGGCTTTAGCAGCTTTGCGTATATATAGAAAAGCTGGGAGTTCAGCTTTGAACCTGGGCACAAACATCTTAATCAAGATTTTATGCATTTAAGTGATGGCTAGTATGCCGGTCAGCGCTGGTAAGAATAAGAGTCGGCGTTGCTTAATGCAGGTATAAACTCAAGAATTTGTCACAGCAATAAGTTCGGAATAGACGTATTTTTCAGCCGTTAGAAAAAGCGCTTCATACAGCTAATCAGCAACGCCTAAGAATCAATCGATGATGCTGTTTTATCGCCTTCTTGAGAGACCGATCGGAGTTTGTCAATCAATTCAGAATCAGTCGTGTGTGGCGTAAATTGACCGATAGCTTTAGTGCCGCGGGGGGCGACTGGCGGCTGGTTGGCTGCGGTATTTGTTTCGTGGGTGATCTGTTGCTTGGCTTGGTTCGCCGCTTGGTCAACTGTTGCTTCCGCATGGTCAATTACGGCATCGACACTCGACTGGCGCGATCGTCGAGTTTGGACAAACTGGGTCAATTCGGCCAGACTTGAGTCCGCCGAATTTGATGTTGACTCGGTATGTGGAAGATGTGAGTTTGACTGAATATCGGCAGCTAAGGCGGCGACTGCGGATGTTGACTCAGCCGGGCGATGGGCCAAATTTTGCGGTAACCGCTTGCGAATCATTTGCTCAAAATCTTCATCAAATCGGG carries:
- a CDS encoding COR domain-containing protein; translation: ADTRNYITQSEFLKLCDTHGFKRREDKLQLSGYLHDLGVCLHFQDDKVLKNWIILNPEWGTDAVYRVLDTPKVQNNSGCFTHADLVEIWADDQYTEMRDELLQLMMKFKLAYEIPHRKQTYIAPQLLDANQPEYDWDETDNLILRYEYDFMPKGMLTRFTVDLHRLIHKDIVWKEGVILSDGKARAEVIENYYRSQIRIRVSGKIKRPLLERIRSEFDEIHASYNKSEDPSEKHRLRYRELIPCNCSECKGSQMPHLYPLSNLYKRLEKQRLEVECEKSYEMVKVRSLIDDTIGIDTRLSTPELGEDRPQNIYHYGDIVQGDKVGQDKVGGDKTVTD
- a CDS encoding BrnT family toxin; the protein is MDFEFEWDLEKAGRNIDKHGIAFEEAATLFAIDPNSITLLDPRGDFGEERYIEIGFSDRGRLLVVVYTERNECIRIISARRPTPQEARHYDQG
- a CDS encoding leucine-rich repeat domain-containing protein, with product MDQDELLAVIDQANQTGQTHLDLSNQRIDHLPAEIGQLNALQSLDLSRNRIQTIPEAIGQLDNLTSLNLHSNYFPTLPTSIGQLTKLITLDLGDIPQLQTLPASITQLGNLRAFTWSNSSRDDLSLYLDLISQLINLTSLDLSRNTFLQRLPESLGQLINLESLRLDFNYHLHRLPASIGNLQKLKSLSLQGTKLETLPTSTAKLKHLTSLVCNTRTTGEMSTALATIRHLPQLHTLVLEARTHDQASTDPAWLEPISAMRHLRSLTFWRSPLTHLPASISELSHLESLDLRFSTLTALPASIGQLKQLQSIDARGNCLTELPDSISQLSHLTSLNLSSNQLTHLPESIGQLQHLTRLNLSHNQLTRLPDSIGELTSLTHLNLSHNKLTRLPDSIGQLTNLVSLTLTSNQLPLIPEAIGNLKQLKTLKITRNQLTQLPASLAQLPNLAMLTVSSNNFHLAPEIARKRTPKLILAALGQS
- a CDS encoding metallophosphoesterase encodes the protein MQRFRRIRKAWKAITLCFLTLFSLFYIGIIEPNWIDAHPVSVTLPHLSPEFEGYKIVQLTDIHADEWMTADRLRRIIRIANRQNPDLVVLTGDYITMGVARFTPALHVLNQLTPKDGTIAILGNHDGYINPQILIGPMERAGVKVFQNQVRQIRRGNGILTIAGLGDAIAGHAKIAQVLPQLPSTGAAILLVHEPDFADETAATHRFDLQLSGHSHGGQISLPFLNIRRITPRLAKKYPTGLYHIEDLLQYTSRGLGLASNVRVRLNCRPEIAVFTLHAPPQSTLKS
- a CDS encoding metallophosphoesterase codes for the protein MQRLRRFKKSWKAVIIGFFTVFTLFYIGIIEPNWIEVRPISLTLPHLAPEFEGYKIVQLTDIHADKWMSPDRLSHVLQIANQQNPDLVAMTGDYVTRAVEKYAPTLSVFEQLTPKDGTLAVLGNHDNYSNPYTLIDIMHQAGVKVLWNEVQEIQRGDVTLAIAGSGDVISGHDRLPHIMARMPLAGAGILLVHEPDFADKAAATHRFDLQLSGHSHGGQIKLPFVAVRRITPKLAKKYPSGLYKVDDLWQYTSRGVGLASRVRVRLNCRPEVTVLTLHAPPQAA
- a CDS encoding metallophosphoesterase, translating into MQKNHRLHQAWRFLCLSLIALSGMFYMGFVEPNWIDVHPLSLTLARLDPAFEGYKIVQITDLHADKWMTADRLSKIVQIVNQQTPDLVAITGDYVTKGDETYVPNLTVLDQLNPNDLTVGVLGNHDYYGNPPELHRTLLESNVLLMRNRIGEIRRGDATLLIAGLGDAMMNDANLPYVMDRMPPTGAAILLAHEPDFADETAATHRFDLQLSGHSHGGQIKLPFVGVRRITPKMAKKYPNGLYKIDDLWQYTSRGIGLARHVKVRLNCRPEVTVFTLHASAA
- a CDS encoding SDR family NAD(P)-dependent oxidoreductase yields the protein MSNQTFGQPVGQVLVVGASQGIGLEFVRQLVAMTSVVQVYAACRKPEQATDLQELAGDRLTLIQMDTTNETQVEQAIAQIKAQTDRLNFVINCVGVLHDGDLKPEKGLRQIDGDRMLQYFQVNSISAILLAKHLVPLFKHDQPSVFASISAKVGSIGDNGLGGWYGYRASKAALNMLMKTTAIEYKRTCPNNIITVLHPGTTDTQLSKPFQRNVPPEKLFSPTQTVNYLLDVIGQLTPADSGDFFSWNGDRLPW
- a CDS encoding YceD family protein, giving the protein MDAIHIPNLAHHPDKRVTIDFKQLVKDLKSLTPVQGTVTVMHKGNYLEVQVQAKTIVTLTCDRCLQQYNHRLNCDADEIIWLKDSELIISELPLNQDLELDDMVENLPEDGNFDVEAWVYEQLCLALPQRKLCDGDCKGIDVPQASPEDLTDRRWAALSALKNQLPDLAD
- a CDS encoding AAA family ATPase; amino-acid sequence: MAFSDEFALLLRARYPLIYIPTREEERVETAIATCARAQGERSVYLWDFVDGYQGSPNDVGFGQRNPLQALEFIEKLAPNAAGVFVLRDYYRFLDDISVSRKLRNLARSLKSQPKNIVILSPQLTIPDDLTEVTTVLEFALPTIAEIKTEVERLLMAMGKGLSDRELDNVVQSCQGLSVERIRRVIARAIAQHGEFRSEDIGLILEEKRQTIRQTQILDFYPVTETVSDIGGLDNLKEWLLRRGGAFSEKARQYGLPAPKGLLLVGIQGTGKSLTAKAIAHQWQLPLLRLDVGRLFGGVVGESESRTRQMIQLAEALAPCVLWIDEIDKAFAGVDSRGDAGTSSRVFGTFITWMAEKQSSVFVVSTANNIQSLPPELLRKGRFDEIFFVGLPSQEERRAIFEVHLSHLRPQALQRYDLDRLAYETPEFSGAEIEQTLVEAMHIGFSQNRDFTTDDVLEAASQTVPLARTAQEQIKFLQDWAAAGKARLASKHNQLSARMQQFQEPD